In Streptomyces pluripotens, the genomic window CTGGACCCGCTGGCCCGCCACTATCCGGCCCGTCCGCATGACACTGGGATCCACCTCCTCGTCGGTGGCGCCGCCGACCGGGGCCGCGGGTTGGGCTCAGTCCTGCTCAGAGCCGTGGCCGACCTCATCCTCGACAGGCGCCCCGCCTGCTCCCGCGTGGTGGCGGAACCCGATCTTCGTAACACCTCTTCCGTCGCCGCGTTTCTGAGCGCCGGTTTCCGGTACGAGGCCGAGGTCGACCTCCCCGGCAAGCGGGCCGCCCTCATGATCCGGGACCGTCTCCTGCGCGATGCGATGTAGCGACACGTGACGGCATCCTCACAGTGAGTACGGACGGCGGGGTCGTGGTGTTCCCGGGCCCCAGTGCGTCGGGACCGGTGTTCCGGCATCCGGCCCCACCGTCCGCTGTCCCGGCCCGGCGCGGAAGACGCCCTGATTCCGACCCTGGTCCGGCCGTGTCCGCCCGTTTGTCAGTGCCGGGCCGTAGGGTGGTCGGGCTATGACAAAGCCCTCACTCCCCGAACTCCTGCATGCCGCCGTCACCGCCGTCGGCGGCACGGAGCGTCCCGGTCAGGTGACCATGGCCGAAGCAGTCGCCGAGGCGATCGATGACGGATCCCACCTGTTGGTCCAGGCCGGCACCGGCACCGGCAAATCGTTGGGCTATCTCGTGCCCGCGCTCGCGCACGGAGAGCGGGTGATCGTCGCGACGGCCACGCTCGCGCTTCAGCGTCAGCTCGTGGAACGCGACCTACCACGCACGGTCGATGCCTTGCACCCGTTGCTGCGCCGTCGCCCGGAGTTCGCGATGCTCAAGGGCCGGTCGAACTACCTCTGCCTGCACCGGTTGCACGAGGGCATGCCGCAGGACGAGGAGGAGGGCCTGTTCGACCAGTTCGAGGCAGCCGCGCCCACCAGCAAGCTGGGCCAGGACCTACTGCGGCTGCGGGACTGGGCGGATGAGACCGAAAGCGGCGACCGGGACGATCTCACCCCTGGCGTCTCGGACCGCGCCTGGGCACAGGTGTCGGTGTCGTCGCGGGAGTGCCTGGGTGCGTCGAAGTGCGCGTACGGCGCCGAGTGCTTCGCGGAGATGGCCCGCGAGCGAGCCAAGCTCGCCGAGGTCGTCGTCACGAACCATGCGCTGCTGGCCATCGACGCCATCGAAGGCGCTCCGGTGCTGCCCCAGCACGAGGTGCTGATCGTGGACGAGGCACACGAACTCGTCCCCCGCGTGACCGGTGTTGCCACCGGCGAACTCACGGCCGGTCAGGTCAACCGTGCCGTGCGTCGTGCCGCCAAATTGGTGGACGAGAAGGCTGCCGACCAGCTCCAGACCGCTGCCGAGGGCTTCGAACGACTGATGGAGCTGGCGCTGCCGGGCCGTCTTGAGGAGATCCCGGAAGATCTCGGCTACGCCCTGATGGCGCTCCGTGACGCGGCCCGGGCGGTCATCACCGCGATCGGCGCGACCCGCGACAAGTCCCTTCAGGATGAGGACGCCGTCCGCAAGCAGGCGCTGGCCTCGGTGGAGACGGTGCACGATGTGGCGGAGCGGGTCTTGAACGGCTCCGAGTGGGATGTCGTCTGGTACGAGCGGCACGACCGCTTCGGTGCCTCCCTGCGGATCGCCCCCATGTCGGTGTCAGGGCTGCTCAGGGAGAAGCTCTTCGCGGACCGCAGTGTGGTCCTCGCCTCCGCGACCCTCAGGTTGGGCGGTGACTTCAACGGTGTGGGAGCGTCTTTGGGGCTGGGCCCCGAAGGATCGGAGGGAGAAGACCTGCCGAAGTGGAAGGGAGTCGACGTCGGCTCACCCTTCGACTACCGCAAGCAGGGCATTCTGTATGTCGCGAAGCACCTGGCGCGCCCCGCGCGTGACGGCGAGCGGGCCGACA contains:
- a CDS encoding ATP-dependent DNA helicase, with product MTKPSLPELLHAAVTAVGGTERPGQVTMAEAVAEAIDDGSHLLVQAGTGTGKSLGYLVPALAHGERVIVATATLALQRQLVERDLPRTVDALHPLLRRRPEFAMLKGRSNYLCLHRLHEGMPQDEEEGLFDQFEAAAPTSKLGQDLLRLRDWADETESGDRDDLTPGVSDRAWAQVSVSSRECLGASKCAYGAECFAEMARERAKLAEVVVTNHALLAIDAIEGAPVLPQHEVLIVDEAHELVPRVTGVATGELTAGQVNRAVRRAAKLVDEKAADQLQTAAEGFERLMELALPGRLEEIPEDLGYALMALRDAARAVITAIGATRDKSLQDEDAVRKQALASVETVHDVAERVLNGSEWDVVWYERHDRFGASLRIAPMSVSGLLREKLFADRSVVLASATLRLGGDFNGVGASLGLGPEGSEGEDLPKWKGVDVGSPFDYRKQGILYVAKHLARPARDGERADMLDELTDLIQAAGGRTLGLFSSMRAAQLAAEELRSRIPEFPILLQGEETLGELIKNFAADPKTCLFGTLSLWQGVDVPGSGCQLVVMDKIPFPRPDDPLMSARQKAVEEAGGNGFMAVAATHAALLMAQGAGRLVRASGDRGVVAVLDQRLATARYGGYLKASLPDFWYTTDRHQVRRSLAAIDAAAKQAEAE